One genomic window of Arachis hypogaea cultivar Tifrunner chromosome 8, arahy.Tifrunner.gnm2.J5K5, whole genome shotgun sequence includes the following:
- the LOC112707767 gene encoding probable sarcosine oxidase, whose protein sequence is MQSGRGNEVFDVIIVGGGVMGSATAYHAAKRGLRTLLLEQFDFLHHRGSSHGESRTIRATYPQHHYYPLVMESYTLWQQAQAQIGYTVYFPAHHLDIGPAQEPILRAVIDNCRRHAMPHEIFNRRQLAAKFPGRIDMPDDWIGIFNRLGGIIKPTKAVAMFQSLAHKNGAVLKDKAEVIDVKKEGENGVVVFTSNGESYRGRKCVVTVGAWVNKLVKKVSGVELPIQPLETHVFYWRVKEGHEGDFAVGGDFPTFASCTGEGGIYVYGTPSLEFPGLVKVAVHGGNPCDPDKRPWGSGYRVQDLKKWIQHTFMGLVDSSEPVVKQACMYSMTPDEDFIVDFLGGEFGKDVVVGGGFSGHGFKMAPVIGRVLTELAVDGVASGVDIKPFRISRFSMNSRI, encoded by the coding sequence ATGCAGAGCGGGCGTGGTAACGAGGTTTTCGACGTGATCATCGTCGGCGGCGGTGTAATGGGAAGCGCCACCGCGTACCACGCTGCAAAGAGGGGTCTCCGGACACTCCTCCTCGAGCAATTCGACTTCCTCCACCACCGTGGCTCCTCCCACGGCGAGTCCCGCACAATCCGCGCAACGTACCCACAGCACCATTACTACCCACTCGTCATGGAATCTTACACGCTCTGGCAGCAGGCCCAGGCCCAAATCGGCTACACCGTCTACTTCCCGGCCCACCATCTCGATATCGGCCCGGCTCAAGAACCAATCCTCCGCGCCGTCATCGACAATTGCCGCCGGCACGCCATGCCGCACGAGATCTTCAACCGCCGCCAGCTGGCGGCGAAGTTCCCGGGCCGCATCGACATGCCGGACGATTGGATCGGAATATTCAACCGCCTGGGCGGCATCATAAAGCCGACGAAGGCGGTTGCGATGTTCCAATCGCTAGCGCACAAAAACGGTGCAGTTTTAAAGGACAAAGCTGAGGTAATCGACGTTAAAAAAGAGGGAGAAAACGGCGTCGTTGTTTTTACATCTAACGGCGAAAGTTATCGCGGAAGGAAGTGTGTTGTAACGGTAGGAGCATGGGTTAACAAGCTTGTGAAGAAAGTGAGTGGAGTTGAATTACCGATTCAGCCACTAGAGACTCATGTGTTTTACTGGAGGGTGAAGGAGGGGCACGAAGGGGATTTCGCAGTAGGGGGTGATTTTCCTACCTTTGCTAGCTGTACAGGGGAAGGAGGGATTTACGTGTACGGAACACCATCATTGGAGTTCCCGGGTTTGGTTAAGGTCGCAGTCCACGGTGGAAATCCGTGTGACCCGGATAAGAGACCTTGGGGTTCAGGGTATAGAGTTCAAGATTTAAAGAAGTGGATTCAACATACGTTCATGGGCTTGGTCGATTCGAGCGAGCCCGTGGTGAAGCAGGCCTGCATGTATTCTATGACGCCAGATGAAGATTTTATTGTGGATTTCTTGGGTGGGGAGTTTGGGAAGGATGTGGTAGTGGGTGGCGGGTTTTCGGGTCATGGGTTCAAGATGGCCCCGGTTATTGGAAGGGTTTTAACTGAGCTTGCTGTTGATGGGGTTGCAAGTGGGGTTGACATCAAACCCTTCAGGATTTCAAGGTTTAGCATGAATTCtaggatttga